CGCCAGCCGTCGGGTCGCACAAGACAACGAGATACAGCAAGCCTAATTTGGAATGCCTATTGACCGCCGCGCTGACTTTTGCCATCTGCATAAGCGATAGCATGCCTTCTTGCATTCTCGCCCCGCCCGAAATGGTAAAGCCTATTACGGACAGTTTATGCTCGCTGGCGTATTCAAAAAGGCGCGTAATTTTCTCGCCCACTATCACGCCCATGCTGCCCATCATAAAAAATGGCTCCATAGCGAAGATGCAACATTTGATGCCGTTGATTTTGCAAACGCCCGTAATTACGGCCTCGTTTTCGCTGCTTTGCTCTTGGGAAGCATTCAGCTTTTGGTCGTAGTCGGGAAAATCAAGTATATTATTTGATTTTAGATCTCCGAAAAACTCCTCAAAAGTGTCCGTATCGGTTATATACTGTATCCTTTCCCTTGCCTTGATTTTTAGGTGCTTAAAGCAAATAGGACAAACGCCCAAATTATTTTTGAGGTCTTCCAAAAAAATAATCTTTTTGCATGAAGGGCAATTGCAACATAAATCGTCCTTAATCTTGGGCGTATAAAAACTGATTTCGGACTCTTCAAGCTTGTTTCTCGGTTTTTTGAATTGGCTTCGTCTTATCATCTTATACCTCCCGCCACTAAATCGGTGGTATAAGTCCCGTCTTCAAATTTGGGATGCGATAATATGTCCATTAAAAAATCTTTGTTATGGTCTATGCCTTCTATCACAAGCTCGCATAAGGAAGCTTTCATTTTGCGTATGGCTTCCTCGCGCGTCGCGGCGTGCACAATAAGTTTGCCTATCATGGAATCGTAATAAGGCGGCACGAAATAATCCTGATACAGCGCCGAGTCAAATCTGACCCAAGGCCCGCCCGGTATATGCAAAAGAGTAATCTTGCCGGCGCTTGGCATAAAGTTTTTGTAGGGGTTTTCGGCGTTTATACGGCATTCTATGGCATGGCCGAAAAAATTTATATCTTTTTGGGAAAACGCCAATTCTTTGCCGGCGGCTACCCTTATTTGCCACTTGACAAGGTCAATGCCCGTAACCATCTCGGTCACGGGATGCTCTACCTGAAGCCTTGTGTTCATTTCCATAAAATAATAATCGCCTTGGGAGTCAACCAAAAACTCAATCGTGCCCACGCCCCTATATCCGACCGCTTTGGCGGCGTTTATGGCGTCATCAAACATCTTTTTTCGGGTATAAGCGTCCAAGAATATGGACGGGCTTTCTTCTATTATTTTTTGGTTATTGCGCTGGATTGAACAATCGCGCTCGCCCAAGCACACAATATTGTTATAGTCGTCGCATATTAACTGGACTTCTATATGTTTTACGGGATGCAAAAACTTTTCCACATACACTGCGCCGTCCGAAAAAGCGGCTTGGGCTTCGGCCGTGGCATAGGCGAACGCTTTTTTGAAGTCTTCTTCTTTTTCTACAAGCCTTATCCCTTTGCCGCCGCCGCCGCATCGGGCCTTTATAAGCACGGGGAAGCCCGCTTTTTTGGCAATCTTTAGCGCTTCGTTTTCATCGGCAACGCCGTCGCTGCCTTCCACGATTGGTATGCCCGCTTTTTTCATTATGCTGCGGGCTTGGTCTTTGTCGCCCATCTTGGCTATAACTTCGGCGCTCGGGCCTATAAACTTGATATTGCATTTCTCGCACAAGGACGCGAACTTGGCGTTTTCCGCCAGCAAGCCATAGCCCGGATGAATGGCGCTTGCGCCCGTTAGTTCGGCGACCGATAATATAGCCGTTATATTAAGATAGCTTTCGCTTACCCTGTTGCCGCCTATGCAATAGCTTTCGTCGGCCAAGCTCGCGTGCAAGGCGTCCCTGTCGGCCTGCGAATATACCGCGACCGTTGATATGCCCATTTCTTTGCACGCCCTTATTATCCTGACGGCTATCTCGCCGCGATTGGCAATCAAAATTTTGTGAAACAAAACCAAACTCCTTTTACTTTAATGCAAAAGAAAATTCTCCGCTTGCGCAAATCTTGCCGTTTTTGTAAGCTTCGCTCTGCGCGAAATAAAATGGGTCTTTTGAGTTGATTAATTTGCATTTAAACACGACCGTGTCGCCGGGCTTGACGCTGTCTTTTATTTTCACATTGTCCATTTTCAATAGCAAAGTTATCCTGTCGTTAATGACATTGTCCATCAAAAGACAACAGCTTTGCGCCATCAT
Above is a genomic segment from Clostridiales bacterium containing:
- a CDS encoding acetyl-CoA carboxylase carboxyltransferase subunit beta; this encodes MIRRSQFKKPRNKLEESEISFYTPKIKDDLCCNCPSCKKIIFLEDLKNNLGVCPICFKHLKIKARERIQYITDTDTFEEFFGDLKSNNILDFPDYDQKLNASQEQSSENEAVITGVCKINGIKCCIFAMEPFFMMGSMGVIVGEKITRLFEYASEHKLSVIGFTISGGARMQEGMLSLMQMAKVSAAVNRHSKLGLLYLVVLCDPTAGGVTASFAMGADIIAAEPEALICFAGPRVIEQTIRQKLPPNFQKAEFLLEKGFVDIIVPRRDQKKFLSDMFEIHQERNEV
- a CDS encoding beta-hydroxyacyl-ACP dehydratase → MDKEQIKKILPHREPMLLVDEVKKEGEYSVGKYTVRGDEWFLKGHFPNNPIVPGVILCEMMAQSCCLLMDNVINDRITLLLKMDNVKIKDSVKPGDTVVFKCKLINSKDPFYFAQSEAYKNGKICASGEFSFALK
- the accC gene encoding acetyl-CoA carboxylase biotin carboxylase subunit gives rise to the protein MFHKILIANRGEIAVRIIRACKEMGISTVAVYSQADRDALHASLADESYCIGGNRVSESYLNITAILSVAELTGASAIHPGYGLLAENAKFASLCEKCNIKFIGPSAEVIAKMGDKDQARSIMKKAGIPIVEGSDGVADENEALKIAKKAGFPVLIKARCGGGGKGIRLVEKEEDFKKAFAYATAEAQAAFSDGAVYVEKFLHPVKHIEVQLICDDYNNIVCLGERDCSIQRNNQKIIEESPSIFLDAYTRKKMFDDAINAAKAVGYRGVGTIEFLVDSQGDYYFMEMNTRLQVEHPVTEMVTGIDLVKWQIRVAAGKELAFSQKDINFFGHAIECRINAENPYKNFMPSAGKITLLHIPGGPWVRFDSALYQDYFVPPYYDSMIGKLIVHAATREEAIRKMKASLCELVIEGIDHNKDFLMDILSHPKFEDGTYTTDLVAGGIR